The sequence below is a genomic window from Phoenix dactylifera cultivar Barhee BC4 chromosome 8, palm_55x_up_171113_PBpolish2nd_filt_p, whole genome shotgun sequence.
CCCTTACCCCAAGTCAATGCCCCTCTATTACCCTGGCAACAGAAGTCTTATTTCCTATTTTTTCCGCCGATCGCTGCTCGTTTTGTTCCATGAGCCATAGCCGTCGTTGAAATGTGCAGACACCAGAACGTGGTGCACGCAAGCAATGACGCTAGACTCTAAATTTGTGGGACCAACCTTAATTTCCCACAGTCCGAAGGCATCACAGTTGACAATGGTCGAGAACGATGGATAACAAGAAACCCTGGACGGGGCAAGGATTTTTGTGGCTGCTGAGGTGTTCTGTTCAAGATAAGAGGCAGTTCACACCAAGACAATAGCTCGCGGTATGTAGACGGGTatcgataaaaaaaaaaagaagcactgCTTCAATCCTATTAATTTTCAGACGACTCATTGATATTAATAACCGATCGAAGGAGGAGAATCCAACTAGACCCATCTTCTTGTTTCTTCGTAGCCCCCATCCCTTCCCAAACCCAAACCCTTCAAACTCGATGGATCCCGGCAAGGAAATCGCTGTCGAACTCCTCCCCCTCATTCGAACCTACAAGGACGGCCGCATCGAACGCCTCTTCGGCAGCGACGACTTCGTCCCACCCTCCCTCGACCCTGCCACCGGCGTCACCTCCGAAGACGTCCTCATCGACTCCGCCACCAACCTATCCGCCCGTCTCTTCCTCCCCGACCTCACCTCCCTCGGCCCTTCCCAGAAGCTCCCCGTCGTCCTTTACTACCATGCCGGCGGCTTCTGCTCCCAAAGCGCCTTCTCGGCCGTCTACCACAACTTCGTCAGCTCCCTCGTGGTCGAAGCCAGGGTGATCGCCGTGTCGGTGGACTACCGTCTGGCGCCGGAGCACCCGCTCCCGGGGGCCTACGAGGACGCGGCGCGCGCGCTCCAGTGGGTGGCGTCCCACGCCGAGGGGCCTGGGCCCGTGCCTTGGCTCGCCGAGCGGGGGGAATTCTCGCGCGTGTTCCTGGCCGGCGACAGCGCCGGCGCGAACATCGCTCACAACATGGCGATGCGGGCGGAGGCGAAGATCGAAGGATTGGTGCTGATACA
It includes:
- the LOC103710974 gene encoding probable carboxylesterase 2 — encoded protein: MDPGKEIAVELLPLIRTYKDGRIERLFGSDDFVPPSLDPATGVTSEDVLIDSATNLSARLFLPDLTSLGPSQKLPVVLYYHAGGFCSQSAFSAVYHNFVSSLVVEARVIAVSVDYRLAPEHPLPGAYEDAARALQWVASHAEGPGPVPWLAERGEFSRVFLAGDSAGANIAHNMAMRAEAKIEGLVLIHPYFWGSDRMGCEKDRVDKPFLEAEMLDRLWPFAWGSAVESDDPQINPMAEGAPSLAGLGCGRVLVVTAERDVLRDRGRAYCKALRASGWRGVVELLETEGEDHVFHLLNPGCDKALEMMARLADFFRE